A region from the Bacteroidota bacterium genome encodes:
- a CDS encoding histidine kinase, translated as MAKRLIIVFLIFYSIQSFAQNFYSKQFNYLNGLPTMRIYNLFCADDGFIWIGSEIGLIRYDGVSFEVFSTEDGLPDTEVTHVFGDKENRIWGITFNGKIFYLKDHKVFNENNDHLLNELNNKYTLANYLLTVSSELYLYSPFDLVKIDHDKIIPIPYQYEGECNISSRLYEIDNKIYFSILCGKERKSFNIENDVAKLNVDDIPFPFPYSVSNSNEHSYYITNKGLVSNKLGTLFIPEKFNPLLSEITNLYVDTKNDLWYFDLNKGIQYFHNGMITTLLPDYKVNSIAQDFEGNYWISTISNGLFVFYSDFFNKQEILSNEEAKLLPINSVYIDGEDNIWAGNSFANISVIKGTNIIQNFDLVELNKYARIIDFDVAGNSLIIASDEGLFDIKRNEINKPPVRVGGRTVKSLSVLNENEFAAAYSYGVSVFTRKNNIWLEKQIFTKRSFSVQYNKDALWFSSESGIINYKDTLRNISIPELKDKRILDLAFFEKSDLILISTDGYGIYAIDDTDYSLKWHAESKNGLTTNLTRQMQLVGDTLWVNSPAGLNRLKIWRNGFQKLIPLTTSNGLPSDDVRDFHIKNNTLAIAGDFGVLKWNNFIQQINLAAPKFHITNIISDKGEYNYGEKIISEYKKGFIKIHYSAIQYASTIPLIEYSIDNGNWQTAAVSVLELSGLSPGAHQLQFRLLQNNSLHINNNSINIFIEAPFYAQKWFVPVFIVFIAILISSVIIYRINKTKQKAVVQLKLSEDLAFAEQQALQSMMNPHFIFNAVNSVQQYIIRNDKKEANKYLTQFARLIRLNLETSKNKYITLEEEIERLSLYLQFEKVRFGDKLEYSITVTPELEADKIYIPSMIIQPFVENAIWHGLIPKPENGHVNINIEKQDSNLIIKVVDNGVGYNNGEQEKTDSIKTSMGTEITKRRLELLEKQTGKAHFFITEATDPYNESDKGVTIVITIPLHSSPIQ; from the coding sequence ATGGCTAAACGATTAATAATTGTTTTTCTTATTTTTTATTCCATCCAGAGTTTTGCTCAAAATTTTTACAGTAAACAGTTCAACTACCTAAATGGACTTCCCACAATGCGCATTTACAATTTATTTTGTGCAGATGATGGTTTTATTTGGATAGGAAGCGAGATAGGGTTGATACGATATGATGGAGTATCTTTCGAGGTATTTAGCACTGAGGATGGCCTTCCGGATACAGAAGTTACACATGTATTTGGTGATAAAGAAAATCGAATATGGGGAATAACATTTAATGGAAAGATCTTTTATTTAAAGGATCACAAAGTGTTTAATGAAAACAATGATCATCTTTTAAACGAATTAAATAATAAATATACATTAGCGAATTATTTGCTTACCGTATCTTCCGAATTGTACCTTTATTCCCCATTCGATCTAGTAAAAATCGACCATGATAAAATAATACCCATACCTTATCAATATGAAGGCGAATGTAATATATCATCCAGATTATATGAAATTGACAATAAGATATATTTTTCTATTCTTTGTGGAAAAGAACGAAAAAGTTTTAACATTGAAAATGATGTTGCAAAGCTCAATGTTGACGACATACCATTTCCTTTTCCATATTCCGTTTCAAATTCCAACGAACATTCTTATTACATAACTAACAAAGGATTAGTTTCAAATAAACTTGGCACCCTTTTTATTCCTGAAAAGTTTAATCCGCTTTTAAGCGAAATAACAAATTTATATGTAGACACGAAAAACGACCTTTGGTATTTCGACCTCAATAAAGGAATACAATATTTTCATAATGGCATGATAACTACTCTGCTTCCCGACTATAAAGTAAATAGTATTGCTCAGGATTTTGAAGGGAACTACTGGATTTCAACTATTTCGAATGGGTTATTTGTATTTTATTCCGATTTTTTTAATAAGCAAGAGATCTTATCAAATGAAGAAGCTAAATTATTGCCGATCAATAGTGTATACATTGATGGTGAGGACAATATCTGGGCGGGAAATTCTTTTGCTAATATATCAGTTATAAAGGGAACAAATATCATTCAAAATTTTGATCTTGTTGAATTAAATAAGTATGCGAGGATTATAGATTTTGATGTTGCAGGGAATTCTTTAATAATAGCTTCTGATGAGGGGCTTTTTGATATTAAAAGAAATGAAATAAATAAACCACCGGTAAGAGTTGGGGGAAGAACTGTTAAATCGTTGTCAGTGCTCAATGAAAATGAATTTGCCGCCGCTTATTCTTATGGAGTTTCTGTTTTCACCCGCAAAAACAATATTTGGCTGGAAAAACAAATTTTTACCAAACGATCATTTAGTGTCCAATATAACAAAGATGCTTTATGGTTCTCTTCAGAAAGTGGAATTATTAATTATAAAGACACATTAAGAAATATTAGTATTCCTGAACTGAAAGATAAACGTATACTTGACCTGGCTTTTTTTGAAAAAAGTGATCTAATACTTATTTCCACTGATGGATACGGCATTTACGCAATTGACGATACTGATTATTCCCTGAAATGGCATGCGGAATCAAAAAATGGCTTAACAACAAATCTAACCCGCCAAATGCAACTGGTTGGAGATACTCTATGGGTGAATTCTCCTGCAGGATTAAACAGATTAAAAATCTGGAGAAACGGATTTCAAAAATTAATACCACTTACTACATCAAATGGATTGCCATCTGATGATGTCAGAGATTTTCATATTAAAAATAATACCCTCGCCATTGCTGGGGATTTTGGTGTATTAAAATGGAATAATTTTATTCAGCAGATTAATTTAGCTGCACCTAAGTTTCATATAACAAATATAATTTCAGATAAAGGGGAATATAATTATGGTGAAAAAATTATTTCCGAATATAAGAAGGGATTTATAAAAATACATTATTCGGCCATTCAATATGCGTCAACCATTCCACTTATAGAATATTCTATTGACAATGGGAACTGGCAAACAGCAGCGGTATCGGTTTTAGAGTTGAGTGGCTTGAGTCCTGGCGCACACCAATTGCAATTCCGTTTATTACAAAACAATTCGCTTCATATTAATAACAACTCCATTAACATTTTTATTGAAGCTCCCTTTTATGCACAAAAATGGTTTGTTCCTGTTTTCATTGTATTTATTGCAATTTTAATTTCTTCCGTTATTATATATCGGATTAACAAAACAAAACAAAAGGCTGTAGTGCAATTAAAATTAAGCGAAGATCTGGCATTTGCAGAACAACAAGCTCTACAATCGATGATGAACCCTCATTTCATTTTTAATGCAGTAAATTCTGTTCAACAATACATTATTCGAAACGATAAAAAAGAGGCGAACAAATATCTCACTCAATTTGCAAGACTCATCAGACTAAACCTGGAAACATCAAAAAATAAGTATATAACATTGGAAGAAGAAATTGAACGATTATCTCTTTATCTCCAGTTTGAAAAGGTGCGTTTTGGCGACAAATTAGAATATTCTATCACTGTAACACCGGAATTAGAGGCTGATAAAATATATATTCCATCCATGATCATTCAGCCATTTGTTGAAAATGCAATATGGCACGGACTCATTCCTAAACCTGAAAACGGACATGTAAATATCAATATTGAAAAACAGGATTCGAATTTAATTATCAAAGTGGTAGATAATGGTGTTGGATATAACAATGGAGAGCAGGAGAAAACCGATTCCATTAAAACAAGTATGGGTACCGAAATAACCAAAAGAAGACTCGAATTACTCGAAAAACAAACGGGCAAGGCTCATTTTTTCATAACAGAGGCTACTGATCCTTATAATGAAAGTGACAAAGGTGTTACCATTGTTATTACAATTCCACTTCACAGTTCTCCAATACAATAG
- a CDS encoding response regulator transcription factor → MRKFVQNMSEQINALLVDDELPACETLSWLLQEYCPEVLVTGMVHSAQSARSFLTQYKIDVIFLDISMPGENGFDLLSSLPINKYQVVFVTAHNDHAVKAFREAAVDYLLKPVDVAELKQAVSKVMERQSVQNSANQTYERSIQEILNKFSAPTKLNRIAIPHSEGIHFIQAKDIVYMEADSNYTIFHLLNGGKIVASKTMSEFEAQLPEGFFRIHKSFHINLSHVVEYIKKDGNSVIMNDGVLLPVSRRKIQELMQALLIQ, encoded by the coding sequence ATGCGCAAGTTCGTGCAAAATATGAGTGAACAGATCAATGCCCTATTGGTAGATGATGAGCTACCTGCCTGTGAAACATTAAGCTGGCTTTTACAGGAATATTGTCCGGAAGTTCTTGTTACAGGAATGGTACATTCCGCTCAAAGTGCACGCAGTTTTTTAACGCAGTATAAAATAGATGTCATATTTCTGGATATTTCCATGCCGGGTGAAAATGGGTTTGACCTTTTATCTTCCCTACCTATAAATAAATATCAGGTGGTTTTTGTAACAGCCCATAATGATCATGCAGTAAAAGCGTTTCGGGAAGCCGCTGTTGATTATTTATTAAAACCCGTGGATGTAGCAGAATTAAAACAGGCGGTTTCAAAAGTTATGGAGCGACAATCTGTGCAGAATTCAGCTAATCAAACTTATGAAAGGTCGATACAGGAAATATTAAATAAATTCAGTGCTCCAACCAAATTGAATCGTATAGCCATTCCGCATTCTGAAGGAATACATTTTATTCAGGCCAAGGATATTGTTTACATGGAAGCGGATAGTAATTATACCATATTTCATCTGTTGAATGGAGGTAAAATTGTGGCTTCTAAAACCATGTCGGAATTTGAAGCACAGCTCCCTGAAGGATTTTTCCGAATTCATAAATCGTTCCACATCAATTTGAGTCACGTGGTAGAATATATAAAAAAGGATGGCAATAGTGTAATCATGAACGATGGGGTATTATTGCCGGTTTCAAGAAGAAAAATCCAGGAATTAATGCAAGCTTTGCTTATACAATGA
- a CDS encoding choice-of-anchor B family protein — translation MRIYLLRILTFLLIIFVFTIQINAQYNLSVVSEIEYPAGYEMSGCWGYTDDIGNEYAIIGTSMGTSIVDITTPETPEELFFIPGVESIWREAKVWNHHAYISTEGADEGMLIIDLNDLPLSIDTFYFKGDDTHPFSTAHTLFIDENGYCYLFGFGTAGGYGGAYIVDLNPDPKNPVYVGAYTESYIHDGYVRNDTLWAAEIYDGRFEVLDVSDKTYIYLLGTQNTGASATHNCWLSDDGKYLFTTDEITYGFIESYSVEDVTDIVKLDGIKHGDPDSTVAHNVYYLNGYLVTAHYTEGVTIHDAHKPDNLIEVAHYDTSPFGPNSGYGGVWGVYPYFESGNIVATDRIGTTFILQPNYERACYLEGTITNEITGSNIYDATVNIIATSAFDNTNVSGRYKTGYYASGIYDIEISHPDCDTKIINSIELIQGVTTELNETLECGNIAVPEIFKNIDLNIFYSAENKNITIKYNLYNAGSAEVLLINASGQIINSFAINGSGVQSINGNSLAPGCYILRFNNDSFSQNKKIMVY, via the coding sequence ATGCGGATTTACCTATTGCGAATTTTAACATTTTTATTGATCATATTTGTATTTACCATCCAAATAAATGCGCAGTATAACTTATCTGTTGTTTCAGAAATAGAATATCCTGCAGGTTATGAAATGAGTGGATGCTGGGGATACACCGATGATATAGGTAATGAATATGCCATCATCGGCACCTCAATGGGAACTTCCATTGTAGATATTACTACCCCGGAAACCCCTGAAGAATTATTTTTTATTCCGGGCGTAGAAAGTATTTGGCGTGAAGCAAAAGTGTGGAATCACCACGCATATATATCCACTGAGGGAGCTGACGAAGGAATGTTGATCATCGATCTGAATGATCTGCCACTTTCCATTGATACTTTTTATTTTAAGGGTGACGATACGCATCCATTTTCAACGGCTCATACACTTTTTATTGATGAAAACGGATATTGTTATTTATTTGGATTTGGAACAGCAGGTGGTTATGGAGGTGCTTATATTGTCGACTTGAATCCCGACCCAAAAAATCCGGTATATGTGGGTGCATATACCGAGTCCTATATTCACGATGGATATGTGCGCAACGATACTTTATGGGCAGCAGAAATATATGATGGGAGGTTCGAAGTACTTGACGTTAGTGATAAAACATATATTTATTTGTTAGGTACACAAAATACCGGCGCCTCCGCTACACATAATTGTTGGTTAAGTGATGATGGAAAATATTTATTTACAACAGATGAGATCACTTATGGTTTTATAGAAAGTTATAGTGTGGAAGACGTAACTGATATTGTAAAATTAGATGGAATTAAACATGGCGATCCCGATTCTACCGTTGCCCATAATGTTTATTATTTAAATGGATATCTGGTAACTGCACACTATACCGAAGGAGTAACAATTCACGATGCACATAAACCCGATAATTTAATTGAGGTTGCACATTACGATACCAGCCCATTTGGTCCAAACTCAGGTTATGGTGGTGTTTGGGGAGTTTATCCTTATTTTGAATCAGGAAATATTGTCGCAACCGATCGTATCGGAACTACTTTTATTTTACAACCCAATTATGAACGTGCGTGTTATTTGGAAGGAACGATAACTAATGAGATAACAGGATCAAATATTTACGATGCAACCGTAAATATTATCGCAACTTCAGCCTTTGATAATACAAATGTTTCAGGAAGATATAAAACCGGATATTACGCCAGTGGCATTTATGATATTGAAATCAGTCACCCGGATTGTGATACTAAAATAATTAATTCCATTGAATTAATTCAGGGCGTAACAACTGAATTAAATGAAACTTTGGAATGTGGAAATATCGCTGTTCCCGAAATATTTAAGAATATTGACCTGAATATTTTTTATTCGGCAGAAAATAAAAATATCACGATAAAATATAATTTATATAATGCCGGATCTGCAGAAGTTCTATTAATAAATGCCTCTGGGCAAATTATTAATTCGTTTGCAATTAATGGGTCTGGAGTACAATCCATAAATGGAAATTCCCTTGCACCGGGATGTTATATTCTGCGATTTAATAATGACTCTTTTTCGCAAAACAAAAAAATAATGGTTTATTGA
- a CDS encoding LysM peptidoglycan-binding domain-containing protein, translated as MKKVCTTFFILLTYITLSAGQPSQAVLDYIDQYKAIAVAEMVEYKIPASITMAQGILESGAGQSELAKKSNNHFGIKCHTDWKGEKVYYDDDAKDECFRKYDHVEDSYRDHSEFLSSKTRYAELFELDADDYKGWAKGLKAAGYATNPKYADLLINLIEEYDLHALDKMSLAEAKKHNKKTEEKEVKEKEDPVVKNTETKKEKNFTWGGYNEDVFYFNRIPTVTIQAGDSPEKLAEKHHKKLSLLKDYNDIENGGTLTPGTKFYLQPKRKKGDTKFHTVKEGETMWTISRDEGVRMEQLYKYNKMQSGEEPAVGEQINLRDKRKDDVKLKKEKGERREEKPSSAKASEDEEKKEERSKEKVPIEKEHVDENNDGFMDLDEEIVAPEINNTPPGAQGEQVIKKEELYTPSVNDLKVAITHTVAAKETLYGLSKIYGVTVTQIQEWNGLKDNTISIGQKLIVGYK; from the coding sequence ATGAAAAAGGTCTGCACAACATTTTTTATCCTGCTTACTTACATAACACTTTCTGCAGGGCAACCCAGTCAGGCGGTATTGGATTATATCGACCAATACAAGGCCATTGCTGTTGCAGAAATGGTGGAATATAAAATTCCTGCAAGCATCACAATGGCGCAGGGAATTCTCGAAAGCGGCGCCGGACAAAGCGAACTCGCGAAAAAATCTAATAACCATTTCGGAATAAAATGCCATACCGATTGGAAAGGGGAGAAAGTTTATTACGATGACGATGCAAAGGATGAATGTTTCAGAAAATACGATCATGTGGAAGATTCTTACCGCGACCATTCTGAGTTTTTATCTTCCAAAACACGATATGCCGAATTATTTGAATTGGATGCCGATGATTATAAAGGATGGGCAAAGGGATTAAAAGCTGCAGGTTATGCAACAAATCCGAAGTATGCCGATCTTTTAATAAATCTGATTGAAGAATATGATCTGCATGCATTAGATAAAATGTCGTTGGCGGAAGCAAAAAAACACAACAAAAAAACAGAGGAAAAAGAAGTAAAAGAAAAGGAAGATCCTGTTGTAAAAAATACAGAAACAAAAAAAGAGAAGAATTTTACCTGGGGTGGATATAATGAAGATGTTTTTTATTTCAATCGCATTCCCACCGTTACCATTCAAGCCGGAGATTCGCCGGAGAAACTAGCGGAAAAACACCATAAAAAATTATCCTTATTAAAAGATTATAATGATATTGAAAATGGTGGAACGTTAACACCAGGAACCAAATTTTACCTTCAACCCAAACGCAAAAAAGGAGATACCAAATTTCACACTGTAAAAGAAGGTGAAACCATGTGGACCATTTCCAGAGATGAGGGAGTGCGTATGGAACAATTGTATAAATACAATAAAATGCAAAGCGGCGAAGAACCTGCAGTGGGCGAACAAATTAATTTAAGAGATAAAAGGAAGGATGATGTTAAATTAAAAAAGGAGAAAGGAGAGAGGAGAGAGGAGAAGCCCTCCTCAGCTAAAGCTTCGGAGGACGAGGAGAAAAAAGAAGAGAGGAGTAAGGAGAAAGTACCGATTGAAAAGGAGCATGTAGATGAAAATAATGATGGGTTTATGGATCTTGATGAGGAGATAGTTGCACCAGAAATAAATAATACTCCACCCGGAGCACAGGGCGAACAAGTAATTAAAAAAGAAGAACTATATACACCTTCTGTAAATGATCTTAAAGTGGCTATAACTCATACTGTGGCTGCTAAAGAGACGCTTTACGGACTGTCAAAAATATATGGAGTAACAGTAACACAAATTCAGGAATGGAATGGTTTAAAAGATAATACCATCAGCATAGGACAAAAATTGATCGTTGGATATAAATAA
- a CDS encoding class I SAM-dependent methyltransferase, with the protein MENIVPAEIEKYITEHSSTETKNLADLNRETFVKVMMPQMLSGQVQGKFLEFISRMINPEYILEIGTYTGYSAICLAKGLKSAGKLITLDINEELTPMVKKYIALEKLEDKIEVLTGNAIQIIPTLTQQFDLVFIDADKNNYANYFDLVIEKVRPGGWILADNVLWSGKIIAQNMDKDTLAIDSYNKKIQQDPRVENVIISIRDGISIARKIG; encoded by the coding sequence ATGGAAAATATCGTACCTGCAGAAATTGAGAAATACATAACGGAGCATTCGTCGACTGAAACAAAAAATTTAGCTGATCTCAATAGAGAAACATTTGTAAAGGTTATGATGCCACAGATGTTGAGTGGACAAGTGCAGGGGAAATTCCTGGAATTTATTTCGAGGATGATAAACCCGGAATATATATTGGAGATCGGTACGTATACCGGTTACAGCGCAATATGTCTTGCCAAAGGATTAAAATCTGCCGGAAAACTGATCACCCTTGACATCAATGAGGAACTCACACCAATGGTTAAAAAATATATCGCCCTGGAAAAATTGGAGGATAAAATAGAAGTTTTAACGGGAAATGCAATACAAATAATTCCGACTTTAACACAACAATTCGACTTGGTATTTATAGATGCGGATAAAAATAATTACGCCAATTATTTTGATCTGGTAATTGAAAAAGTACGCCCGGGTGGTTGGATCTTGGCAGATAATGTTTTGTGGAGTGGAAAGATAATAGCCCAAAATATGGACAAGGATACTCTGGCTATTGATTCCTACAATAAAAAAATTCAGCAGGATCCAAGAGTGGAAAATGTGATCATTTCTATCCGTGATGGCATCAGTATTGCCCGAAAAATTGGATAA
- a CDS encoding PorV/PorQ family protein — translation MRFPLFIFVLCLPLFGKGQILPAYGDSRTATTGWQFLKIGPDARSAGLSESFITIVDDVSALYWNPAGITRLDSNKLHFAIAYTDYAANTSMNFGGITYRLGDNTLIGVSLQYFDAGEMDVTTEFLPFGNGQTFRATDIGIGISLARELTDQFSFGITTKYIREDLASVHNQNLVFDFGFQYDVGIANTRFAVAISNFGFNSEPGGEIPVLNLNDSITADAFTEISVPTVFRLGFAWDAIKNENHLLTTALQLNHPTDNNETYSLGLEYSWKQLLYARSGYTFALDDAAYPAFGFGIYLKRRYGTINFDYGFNYLNNLGMINKIGIAYTLPNGTKNKVSDTH, via the coding sequence ATGCGCTTTCCGCTTTTTATTTTTGTTTTGTGCCTGCCATTGTTTGGCAAAGGGCAAATATTGCCGGCCTATGGCGATAGCAGGACAGCAACTACCGGCTGGCAATTTCTAAAAATAGGCCCGGATGCACGTTCTGCGGGACTTAGTGAAAGTTTTATCACCATTGTTGATGATGTTTCTGCGCTTTATTGGAATCCTGCAGGCATAACGAGGCTGGATTCCAACAAACTGCATTTTGCCATTGCCTACACTGATTACGCTGCAAATACAAGTATGAATTTTGGCGGAATAACCTATAGGTTGGGAGATAATACCCTGATTGGAGTCAGTCTTCAATATTTTGATGCGGGTGAGATGGATGTTACCACCGAATTTTTACCCTTTGGCAACGGACAAACTTTTCGAGCTACAGATATTGGAATTGGAATTAGTCTGGCGAGGGAACTTACCGACCAATTCAGTTTCGGAATTACCACAAAATATATTCGCGAAGACCTTGCATCGGTTCATAATCAAAACCTTGTATTTGATTTTGGATTTCAGTATGATGTTGGAATTGCCAACACCCGTTTTGCCGTTGCAATTTCTAATTTCGGATTTAATTCAGAACCAGGCGGTGAAATTCCTGTATTAAATTTAAATGATTCCATCACTGCCGATGCATTTACTGAAATTTCTGTCCCAACTGTTTTTAGATTGGGATTTGCATGGGATGCCATAAAAAATGAAAACCATTTACTTACAACAGCCTTGCAATTAAATCATCCGACCGATAATAATGAAACCTATAGTTTGGGATTAGAATATAGCTGGAAACAATTATTATATGCGCGAAGTGGTTATACTTTTGCTCTTGATGATGCTGCTTATCCAGCCTTTGGGTTTGGTATTTATCTGAAAAGAAGATACGGAACAATTAATTTTGATTACGGTTTTAATTATTTAAATAATTTGGGGATGATAAATAAGATCGGCATTGCATATACTTTACCAAACGGAACAAAAAATAAAGTTTCAGATACACATTAA
- the hpt gene encoding hypoxanthine phosphoribosyltransferase, producing MQIHDLQFEPYISSEKIQERIIQLGKELNNNFAEKDPIFIIVLNGAFIFAADLIRIFNGNCETIFTRIKSYTGTISGEIQTFNGINHNVKNRHIIFVEDIIDTGKTIFHLHQEIEKLEPASVTTITLLQKNILRPNLIKADLIGFEIPDVFVVGYGLDYEEKGRNLDGIWKVRA from the coding sequence TTGCAAATACATGACCTTCAATTTGAGCCATACATTTCTTCTGAAAAAATACAGGAACGAATAATACAATTAGGTAAAGAGCTCAATAATAACTTTGCCGAAAAGGATCCAATTTTTATTATAGTTTTAAACGGCGCCTTTATTTTTGCCGCAGATCTTATCCGCATATTTAATGGCAACTGCGAAACAATTTTTACCCGAATAAAATCCTATACCGGTACTATATCAGGCGAAATTCAAACCTTTAATGGAATTAACCACAATGTTAAAAACAGGCATATCATTTTTGTTGAAGATATTATCGATACCGGAAAAACCATCTTTCATCTCCACCAGGAAATAGAAAAATTAGAACCCGCTTCCGTAACCACCATCACTCTACTACAAAAAAATATCCTGCGCCCAAACTTAATTAAAGCCGACCTCATCGGTTTTGAAATTCCCGATGTATTTGTGGTTGGATATGGTTTGGATTATGAAGAAAAGGGGAGGAATTTGGATGGGATTTGGAAGGTGAGGGCGTGA